From one Methanomassiliicoccales archaeon genomic stretch:
- a CDS encoding iron-sulfur cluster assembly accessory protein, whose product MVYITEEATKFLNDIIEKNDKKGYGIRIYIAGIGCSGPQFGMAFQEKKNEGDIEDKQEGFSFYYDEETQELLEGCKIDYIETPQGSGLIIHNPNINGCDSCGGGCH is encoded by the coding sequence ATGGTATACATTACTGAAGAGGCGACGAAGTTCCTGAACGATATTATCGAAAAGAATGACAAGAAGGGATATGGGATTAGGATCTACATCGCAGGAATTGGATGCTCCGGTCCCCAATTTGGAATGGCGTTTCAAGAGAAGAAAAATGAGGGCGATATCGAGGACAAGCAGGAAGGCTTCTCATTCTATTATGATGAGGAAACTCAAGAACTGCTTGAAGGTTGCAAAATCGACTACATTGAAACGCCTCAGGGCTCTGGTTTAATCATCCATAATCCAAACATCAATGGCTGCGATTCGTGCGGCGGCGGATGTCACTGA
- a CDS encoding helicase-related protein, which produces MFVQHPLIKPNKIEDRAYQASLSRTCLETSTLIVLPTGMGKTVIALRVIAEILLKEGGKVLVLAPTKPLVEQHASFLRENLVGKRVVCLTGEVDPGEREVCWLENDVIVSTPQVIANDLRYERISLRDVRLIVFDEAHRAVGNYAYVRIAEEFKEYGRLVMGMTASPGSSGAKIEEVCRNLGIQRVEVRSESDPDVAPYMQDVEMQIIEVDIPDEMKGIIRILRAMFESCVRDLITLGLMDEKRPVTRKYLLEIGETIQERLNSGEKRSQLYRGLSLQAMALKINHALELAETQGATALANYLERIRSEAMSENGSRASRSIVQSDDFERIRDMLRRTKMEHPKLSRVMSIVSNQIIARPESRTIVFTHYRDTCELVASKLSKIEGARVAKLVGQAERGEEKGLKQKEQVEVLEKFRKGDFNVIVATSVGEEGLDVASTDLVIFYEPVPSEIRSIQRRGRTGRQRPGRVVILKTRGTRDDAYFFTSQRKEKAMRRRLFQINKELQNMECTAEKGGKGESTELKRDQKEGGQKTVFDFL; this is translated from the coding sequence GTGTTCGTTCAGCATCCCCTCATCAAGCCAAATAAAATCGAGGACAGAGCTTATCAGGCCTCACTTTCAAGAACATGCCTGGAAACCTCGACATTGATCGTCCTCCCAACGGGAATGGGAAAGACAGTCATTGCGTTACGCGTGATTGCTGAAATCCTTCTCAAAGAAGGTGGAAAAGTCCTCGTTCTTGCGCCAACAAAACCTCTCGTGGAACAGCATGCGTCATTTTTGAGGGAAAACCTCGTTGGAAAAAGGGTCGTATGCCTGACAGGCGAAGTTGATCCAGGAGAGCGAGAAGTCTGCTGGCTCGAAAATGATGTCATCGTTTCAACCCCGCAAGTCATTGCAAACGATCTGAGGTATGAAAGGATCAGTTTGCGGGATGTCCGGTTGATCGTTTTCGACGAAGCTCATCGGGCAGTTGGCAATTACGCTTACGTAAGAATTGCTGAAGAGTTCAAAGAATACGGCAGGTTGGTCATGGGTATGACGGCCTCCCCTGGGAGCAGCGGGGCGAAAATCGAGGAGGTGTGCAGGAATCTTGGCATCCAAAGAGTGGAAGTCCGCTCCGAAAGTGACCCAGACGTTGCCCCATATATGCAAGATGTCGAGATGCAAATTATCGAAGTCGACATCCCTGACGAGATGAAAGGGATCATTAGAATCCTAAGAGCGATGTTCGAATCATGCGTCCGAGACCTAATTACTCTCGGACTGATGGATGAAAAACGTCCAGTAACAAGAAAATACCTTTTAGAGATAGGTGAGACAATCCAGGAAAGACTTAACTCTGGTGAGAAGAGAAGTCAGCTGTACAGGGGGTTGAGCCTCCAGGCAATGGCGTTAAAAATCAACCACGCACTCGAACTCGCGGAAACGCAGGGAGCTACCGCACTGGCTAATTATCTTGAACGTATAAGATCCGAAGCGATGTCAGAAAACGGATCGAGGGCGTCAAGATCCATCGTGCAGTCAGATGATTTCGAAAGAATCAGAGACATGCTTAGAAGGACAAAAATGGAGCATCCAAAACTCTCCAGGGTTATGAGCATCGTGTCGAATCAGATCATTGCTCGCCCCGAATCCAGAACGATTGTATTCACCCACTATCGAGACACGTGCGAACTTGTCGCGAGCAAGCTCTCGAAGATCGAAGGTGCGAGGGTCGCAAAACTCGTAGGCCAGGCAGAAAGAGGGGAAGAAAAGGGACTCAAACAGAAAGAGCAGGTTGAGGTCCTCGAAAAATTCAGAAAAGGAGATTTTAACGTGATCGTTGCGACATCAGTCGGAGAGGAGGGTCTCGACGTCGCCTCGACCGATCTGGTCATTTTCTATGAGCCTGTGCCATCTGAGATCAGGAGCATACAGCGAAGGGGAAGAACAGGAAGACAAAGACCTGGACGGGTTGTCATCTTGAAGACGAGGGGGACGAGGGATGATGCTTACTTCTTCACAAGTCAAAGAAAGGAAAAGGCGATGAGACGGCGGTTGTTCCAGATCAACAAAGAACTTCAGAACATGGAGTGTACAGCAGAAAAAGGGGGGAAGGGTGAGTCAACAGAGCTTAAGAGGGATCAGAAGGAAGGCGGGCAAAAAACTGTCTTTGACTTCCTATGA
- a CDS encoding ATP-dependent DNA ligase produces MLYRELVRVYEALESTTSRLEMTDILAEFFKSADCSSLRKIIYLTQGQLYPDFYPQKLGIADKLLLKAISFTSGVKEQVVQDLLVKEGDPGNVAQKVFQGKKQTTLFSTSLTLDRVYDNLRKIAEAEGSGSQELKIKMLADILHDATPVESKYIARIVTGRMRLGVADMTVLDALAQAFAGKGERDTIERAFNITSDLGLVGEILCKEGVEALRKISVSIGNPIRAMLAERLSSPKEILERMGGRCAFEYKYDGVRIQAHIDSQKRIKLFSRRLEDITDQFPDVVNALREAFVSRDVIIEGECVPVDINTGEMLPFQEVSHRRGRKYDLSIAVEDYPVRTFLFDCLYLDGTDLTRSPFLERRRALEKCIKPSEDVRLSEIRILDRVEDVERFFEEALKDGCEGLMAKSIGEDSIYRAGARGFLWIKYKKEYRSEMSDTVDLVVVGAFAGRGRRKGVYGALLMATYNDKEDTFETVCKLGSGFDDATLAALPSMLEPYKRQTVHPKVRSKLEADYWFEPAIVMEVLGSEITLSPTHTCSYSLIKEDAGFAIRFPRFTSRFRSDKNPREATTSAELTEMYKRQLKRIEE; encoded by the coding sequence ATGCTTTACAGAGAACTTGTGCGGGTTTACGAAGCGCTTGAGTCTACAACGAGCAGGCTCGAGATGACTGATATTCTTGCTGAATTCTTCAAAAGTGCGGATTGCTCTTCACTGAGGAAGATTATTTATCTAACACAAGGACAGCTATACCCTGATTTCTATCCTCAGAAACTGGGGATCGCTGACAAGCTTTTATTGAAAGCGATCAGCTTCACATCTGGTGTCAAGGAGCAAGTGGTCCAGGACCTTCTCGTGAAAGAGGGGGATCCTGGCAATGTGGCTCAAAAGGTCTTCCAAGGCAAAAAGCAGACAACGCTTTTTTCTACTTCACTGACGCTGGATAGGGTTTATGACAATCTCAGGAAAATTGCAGAAGCGGAGGGTAGCGGGTCGCAAGAATTGAAAATCAAAATGCTTGCAGACATCCTCCACGATGCAACGCCTGTTGAATCGAAATATATTGCGAGGATTGTAACGGGCAGGATGAGGCTCGGAGTTGCTGACATGACCGTTCTCGACGCGCTAGCACAAGCCTTCGCGGGAAAAGGTGAGAGGGACACGATCGAAAGGGCTTTCAATATTACCTCTGACCTTGGCCTTGTTGGTGAAATACTCTGCAAGGAAGGCGTCGAGGCATTGCGCAAGATAAGTGTGTCTATTGGAAATCCGATCAGAGCGATGCTGGCTGAACGCCTGTCATCACCCAAAGAGATTCTTGAGAGAATGGGAGGACGTTGTGCATTTGAGTACAAGTACGATGGCGTAAGGATCCAAGCGCATATTGATTCACAAAAAAGGATTAAACTTTTCTCGCGCCGTCTCGAGGATATAACAGACCAGTTCCCTGATGTCGTGAACGCATTGCGAGAGGCTTTTGTTTCAAGGGATGTGATCATTGAAGGAGAATGTGTTCCTGTCGACATCAATACGGGGGAAATGCTTCCATTCCAGGAGGTCTCACATAGGAGGGGCAGAAAGTATGATCTCTCAATCGCTGTGGAGGACTACCCCGTTCGAACCTTTCTCTTTGACTGCCTGTACCTTGATGGCACTGACCTGACCAGATCTCCTTTTCTGGAGAGGAGGAGGGCGCTCGAAAAGTGCATCAAACCGTCAGAAGATGTCAGATTATCTGAAATAAGAATCCTTGACCGTGTCGAGGATGTCGAACGGTTTTTCGAAGAAGCTCTCAAGGATGGCTGCGAAGGACTTATGGCAAAGTCCATCGGAGAGGATTCGATTTACCGCGCAGGTGCACGCGGTTTCCTCTGGATCAAATACAAGAAAGAATATAGGTCGGAGATGTCAGATACCGTTGATCTGGTTGTTGTCGGCGCATTCGCTGGGAGAGGGAGGCGGAAGGGAGTATACGGAGCGCTCCTTATGGCAACTTACAATGACAAAGAAGATACGTTCGAAACAGTTTGCAAACTGGGGAGTGGTTTCGATGACGCGACGCTCGCAGCTCTTCCGTCAATGCTTGAACCGTACAAACGGCAAACAGTCCATCCGAAAGTCAGATCAAAGCTAGAAGCGGACTACTGGTTCGAGCCCGCCATCGTCATGGAGGTCCTCGGATCAGAAATTACGTTGAGCCCGACCCACACCTGCTCGTATTCGCTCATAAAAGAAGATGCAGGGTTTGCGATCAGATTTCCGAGATTTACCAGCCGATTCCGCTCGGATAAGAACCCGCGTGAAGCGACGACGAGCGCCGAACTTACAGAAATGTACAAGCGCCAGTTGAAAAGAATTGAAGAATAG
- a CDS encoding RpoL/Rpb11 RNA polymerase subunit family protein, producing the protein MELELIEKGKDSIKIRIKDADMTLISPLVSELLLDEGVAEVKFTTGHPELDFPVLYVRVKNGKPQTALKRASKSLANQFKEAREKLEKELK; encoded by the coding sequence ATGGAACTTGAACTCATTGAAAAAGGCAAGGATTCAATCAAGATCCGTATTAAGGACGCTGACATGACATTAATTTCTCCACTCGTTAGTGAGCTTTTGCTCGATGAGGGTGTTGCCGAGGTCAAATTCACAACTGGTCACCCGGAACTAGACTTCCCAGTTCTTTATGTAAGGGTGAAGAACGGTAAACCTCAGACCGCACTTAAGCGCGCATCCAAATCACTGGCAAACCAGTTCAAAGAGGCAAGAGAAAAACTCGAAAAGGAATTGAAGTAG
- the truD gene encoding tRNA pseudouridine(13) synthase TruD — protein MDHIPSHPREKELGIEVFFTDTPGIGGKLRKEPEDFIVEEISDFPEKDENGRYTIAKVTSINWEMNRLVRHLAKSLRISRNKIGFAGTKDKRAVTTQLMSFDAPIENVTSLYMHQVAITDAYRARKPITIGDLIGNSFKIRIRECLYHDEELAKILKETLSILEQSGGFPNFFGIQRFGVIRPVTHHVGRYIIKGDFERAVMTYVANPIDYESEEVREARRRLEETRDFETALRVFPRKLVFERTVISHLVKHPGDYVGAIRSLPENLQMMFVHAYQSYLFNKILSERIKRNLPLNRPVVGDVVLPADARGLPDHDHYVLVTKENVDLAEKRVAEGKAFVSGVLFGSESELAEGEMGAIEREIIEGEGITKSDFVVPELPQCSSRGSRRELLARIKNLEYFVENNEVLISFSLDRGCYATALLREIMKGDVTSY, from the coding sequence ATGGATCACATCCCAAGCCACCCCAGAGAGAAAGAGTTGGGTATAGAAGTTTTCTTCACCGATACGCCAGGCATCGGTGGAAAGTTGAGGAAGGAGCCAGAGGATTTTATCGTCGAGGAAATTTCGGATTTCCCAGAAAAAGATGAGAACGGTCGCTATACAATTGCAAAAGTGACCTCAATCAACTGGGAGATGAATCGACTCGTGAGGCACCTCGCTAAGAGCCTAAGGATCAGTAGGAACAAGATAGGCTTTGCTGGAACGAAGGACAAGAGAGCGGTTACCACACAGCTGATGTCTTTTGATGCCCCTATTGAAAATGTCACTTCATTGTACATGCACCAAGTCGCTATCACCGATGCATATCGTGCTCGAAAACCGATCACGATCGGTGATCTCATTGGCAATTCTTTCAAGATCAGGATCAGGGAGTGTCTATATCACGATGAAGAGCTCGCAAAAATCCTCAAGGAGACCCTCTCGATTTTGGAGCAATCTGGTGGTTTCCCCAATTTTTTTGGGATCCAGCGTTTCGGTGTGATTAGGCCCGTGACCCATCACGTCGGTAGGTACATCATCAAAGGTGATTTTGAAAGGGCAGTCATGACTTACGTAGCAAATCCGATTGATTACGAGAGTGAAGAAGTTAGAGAGGCCCGCAGAAGGCTCGAGGAAACTAGAGATTTCGAAACTGCTCTCAGGGTCTTCCCGAGAAAACTTGTCTTTGAAAGGACCGTCATTTCACATCTTGTCAAACACCCTGGTGATTACGTCGGTGCTATTCGATCACTCCCAGAAAATCTCCAAATGATGTTTGTCCACGCATATCAATCATATTTATTTAATAAGATTCTCAGCGAAAGAATCAAGAGGAATTTGCCACTCAACCGGCCAGTCGTTGGGGATGTCGTTCTGCCTGCCGATGCAAGAGGATTACCAGATCACGATCACTACGTTCTCGTAACAAAGGAAAACGTCGACCTTGCGGAGAAAAGAGTTGCAGAAGGGAAGGCATTTGTCAGCGGCGTTCTGTTCGGTTCAGAGAGTGAGTTGGCAGAGGGAGAGATGGGAGCAATCGAGAGAGAAATCATCGAGGGCGAGGGGATCACCAAGAGTGATTTCGTTGTCCCTGAACTACCACAGTGCAGCTCGAGGGGCAGCAGAAGAGAGCTTCTTGCGAGAATAAAGAATTTAGAGTATTTCGTTGAGAACAATGAAGTATTGATCTCATTCTCTCTTGACCGCGGTTGTTACGCGACGGCCCTTCTCAGGGAAATCATGAAAGGAGACGTGACATCTTATTAG
- a CDS encoding tetratricopeptide repeat protein, translating to MSLSEAYLKVGLPEEAVRAVDKATNLTPSSVSAAICRAKSLAAIGSVEEALLVLDKVIAQDPSNKNAWAEKGKILDGSGRELEALRCYEKIVELDPNDISYYDIILAKTSDKITWLRKKGEALMRNQKAEEALKILDEAISLSPRNLEVLLAKGNALVVLNRYNDAAMVYDEVLLLDPRNFTAHLNKARSHREKGEVDDALRHYREALRSEPSHKQTWLEAGTMLEQLGKYEEALRSYDRALELDNNYLPALEGKCSVLKKLDKNAELVECCSKLLELSPDDIQWVVTKAEAQMKIDQVEEALKTVSSALERFPREPELLKEKRIALYALNRYDDLIDVCNVILSLRPDDVDALHDQGFAYYKTGKLHEAIKALEKASKIQPDRESTFVILKECFKHLEKDKDVLEACDHILRINPKNKFALMDKAIALDRLNKRIDAVEMYKRVLEVDPTDEEALKNISIALFTLRRYDEALEWSSAGATSYPSNKIFWRVRGDSLYALGRFDEAAEAFTRGINIDPQDSKLWYSRGLALESAKRFEEALACYEKTLSLDPDDKNAWISKGVTLEWLERYPEALSSYDVAITIDPDNRFVHIRRGYVLAKMNRHDEAVAAFDRALDISPKDLEVLEAKKQSLKALEKYSEVIGVCDLIIKLDSRNKNAWFDRGVASHRIGDLAEAIRSFDRALEIDPYDLSILEHKKLAVIAGGDLNEILSVTERILHIDPRNKLALIDRGMALEKIGRFDEAIENYDRAIKIDNTDKVAFYHKGLALTELGRYREAVEAFDQAFKLDPTDPYALDNKGRALLLMHNFVDALRVFEQCIRMSPSNARFHTDKGRALASLDRLGEAIESFDHALQLDPSDAQAWKYKGGVLFRMGDYEEAASCYSKAIELGVEDAATYRFRGKALEKLNRLEEALESYQRSIAIDANTPSVWLSMATVQMKLGDLTAATTSIDRSIDLDPNDKEAWIVRANIMQKLENAEEAIKSYDKAIGIDPKEKVAWAGKGSALLSLEKYEQAKRAFEKALELDRNYELAIEGLKVAEARLREKEIAVHAEKLLEYEYRAGKRLTREEVFRDAGVPFSYLDDVMRYLDQRESVNINTLTDEEFDEYERLSRSIILAAYRNPNVGRYGLRLCDVFMNMPERDIRKAKKVLAYIEAVNEIDFSGAAADERSDRFIRAALNLPEEQRSAIGLMENLGLGIYNARKLAGILRSLKTEAYKAPTVRVKEIPERVRLVDVEREEKSKAPDIRKEPVEKPKVRTEQELYSRLYGETRKVEATPQTEDLKGRRCLFHGSQAVTRCASCGTLLCADCVTKSNYCPRCGTPIDKKGVKPGEKPEASKEARVAKEKADQGEEDKGSRDWTRL from the coding sequence GTGTCTCTCTCCGAAGCTTATTTGAAAGTTGGTTTGCCTGAGGAGGCGGTCAGGGCTGTCGACAAAGCTACGAATCTGACCCCCAGCTCTGTCAGCGCGGCGATCTGTAGGGCAAAATCACTTGCAGCCATCGGTTCGGTCGAAGAGGCTTTGCTGGTACTTGACAAAGTGATTGCTCAGGATCCGAGCAATAAAAATGCGTGGGCGGAGAAAGGGAAAATTCTTGACGGCAGTGGCAGAGAATTGGAAGCACTCCGTTGCTACGAGAAGATCGTCGAACTCGATCCCAACGACATTTCCTATTACGATATTATCCTCGCCAAGACCTCGGACAAGATAACATGGCTGAGGAAAAAGGGAGAGGCCCTCATGCGAAATCAAAAAGCCGAGGAAGCCCTTAAAATATTGGACGAAGCCATCTCCCTCTCTCCCCGGAACCTAGAAGTCCTTCTCGCCAAGGGAAATGCACTTGTTGTCCTCAACCGGTATAACGATGCAGCGATGGTGTACGATGAAGTGCTGCTCCTGGATCCTCGCAATTTCACGGCACATCTTAACAAGGCCCGCTCTCATAGGGAAAAAGGCGAAGTAGATGATGCCTTGCGGCACTACCGCGAAGCGTTGAGATCTGAACCATCTCATAAACAAACCTGGCTTGAAGCGGGGACAATGCTGGAGCAACTCGGTAAATATGAAGAGGCACTGAGGTCATATGATCGGGCGCTAGAACTCGATAATAATTATCTTCCGGCTCTAGAAGGAAAATGCAGTGTTCTGAAAAAACTAGATAAAAATGCGGAGCTCGTCGAGTGCTGTTCAAAGCTGCTGGAATTGAGTCCTGACGACATCCAATGGGTTGTTACAAAGGCGGAGGCCCAGATGAAAATCGACCAGGTGGAAGAAGCGTTGAAGACCGTATCGAGTGCGCTCGAGCGTTTTCCTCGGGAGCCCGAGTTGCTTAAGGAAAAGAGGATTGCGCTGTACGCCCTGAATAGATACGATGATTTGATCGACGTCTGCAACGTCATCCTTTCGTTACGTCCCGATGATGTTGATGCGTTGCACGACCAGGGTTTCGCTTATTACAAGACTGGAAAGCTCCATGAGGCGATCAAGGCTCTTGAAAAAGCGTCAAAAATACAGCCAGATCGCGAGAGCACCTTTGTTATTCTCAAGGAGTGCTTCAAGCACCTCGAGAAGGACAAGGATGTTCTAGAGGCATGTGATCATATCCTCAGGATCAACCCCAAGAATAAATTCGCCCTCATGGACAAGGCAATTGCACTTGACAGGCTTAATAAGAGAATCGACGCCGTTGAAATGTACAAAAGGGTGCTTGAAGTCGATCCAACTGATGAAGAAGCGCTCAAGAACATATCGATCGCCCTTTTCACACTGAGGCGATATGATGAGGCGCTTGAATGGTCATCGGCTGGCGCGACCTCTTACCCATCGAACAAGATCTTCTGGCGTGTGCGTGGCGACAGTCTCTATGCGCTCGGAAGGTTTGATGAAGCAGCAGAAGCTTTCACAAGAGGCATCAATATTGATCCTCAGGACAGCAAGCTCTGGTACTCTAGGGGGCTTGCTCTGGAAAGTGCGAAGAGATTCGAAGAAGCCCTTGCCTGTTATGAAAAGACACTGTCACTTGATCCAGATGACAAGAATGCATGGATCAGCAAGGGCGTCACGCTTGAATGGCTCGAGAGGTATCCAGAGGCACTCTCATCGTATGATGTCGCGATCACTATTGACCCCGATAACCGATTTGTGCACATTCGCCGGGGTTACGTGCTTGCAAAAATGAATAGGCATGACGAAGCCGTCGCCGCCTTTGATCGCGCGCTCGATATTTCGCCGAAAGATCTTGAGGTCCTTGAAGCAAAGAAGCAGTCTCTAAAAGCACTCGAAAAATACAGCGAAGTGATAGGGGTTTGCGACCTTATCATAAAGCTAGATTCTCGCAACAAGAATGCATGGTTCGACAGAGGTGTTGCATCTCACCGTATTGGCGATCTCGCCGAGGCAATCAGATCCTTTGATAGGGCACTAGAGATTGATCCGTACGATTTGAGCATCCTGGAACACAAAAAGTTAGCGGTCATCGCGGGTGGGGATCTGAATGAAATCCTTAGCGTGACAGAACGTATTCTCCATATCGATCCGCGGAATAAGCTCGCGCTGATTGATAGGGGGATGGCACTTGAAAAAATCGGCCGTTTTGATGAGGCCATTGAAAATTATGATAGAGCGATCAAGATAGACAATACAGACAAGGTCGCATTTTACCACAAGGGTCTCGCTCTAACGGAACTAGGGAGGTATAGAGAGGCCGTAGAGGCGTTTGACCAGGCTTTCAAATTGGATCCGACCGACCCATACGCTCTTGATAATAAGGGAAGAGCTTTGCTTCTCATGCACAACTTCGTCGACGCTCTGCGGGTTTTTGAGCAGTGTATCAGGATGTCCCCGTCAAATGCGAGATTCCACACCGATAAAGGGAGGGCGCTTGCATCACTCGACAGGCTCGGGGAGGCGATTGAGTCGTTTGATCACGCCCTCCAGCTTGATCCTTCAGATGCACAGGCTTGGAAATACAAAGGCGGTGTACTCTTTAGGATGGGGGATTATGAAGAGGCAGCGAGTTGCTACTCGAAGGCGATTGAACTTGGCGTTGAGGACGCCGCGACCTATCGTTTCAGGGGGAAAGCCCTGGAGAAGTTAAATCGGCTCGAAGAAGCCTTGGAAAGTTATCAGCGGTCTATTGCCATTGATGCCAACACCCCTTCAGTGTGGTTGAGCATGGCGACCGTTCAGATGAAATTAGGCGACTTAACGGCTGCCACCACAAGCATTGATCGTTCTATTGACCTCGATCCGAACGACAAGGAAGCGTGGATTGTCCGAGCAAATATTATGCAGAAATTGGAGAATGCGGAGGAAGCCATCAAGTCTTATGACAAGGCGATAGGGATTGACCCAAAGGAAAAGGTTGCCTGGGCTGGAAAGGGCTCCGCATTATTGAGTCTCGAAAAATACGAACAGGCCAAACGGGCTTTTGAAAAGGCTTTGGAACTCGATAGGAATTATGAGCTGGCAATAGAGGGATTGAAGGTAGCAGAGGCGAGACTCAGGGAGAAAGAGATCGCAGTGCATGCTGAGAAACTTCTCGAGTATGAGTATCGGGCGGGAAAGAGGCTCACGAGGGAAGAAGTCTTCCGTGATGCAGGTGTCCCATTCTCCTACCTTGATGATGTGATGCGGTATCTCGACCAGAGGGAAAGTGTCAACATTAATACATTGACCGACGAAGAGTTCGATGAATACGAACGGCTATCGCGATCGATAATACTGGCTGCATACAGAAATCCTAACGTGGGGAGATACGGATTGCGCCTGTGCGATGTCTTTATGAACATGCCAGAAAGAGATATCAGGAAGGCCAAGAAGGTACTAGCATACATCGAGGCGGTCAATGAAATCGACTTCTCTGGCGCCGCAGCGGATGAGCGTTCCGATCGTTTCATTCGGGCGGCACTCAATTTACCTGAGGAGCAGCGCTCGGCAATCGGTTTGATGGAAAACCTCGGTCTGGGAATCTATAACGCGAGGAAACTTGCTGGTATTCTCAGGTCATTGAAAACAGAGGCGTATAAAGCCCCGACAGTACGCGTCAAAGAAATACCAGAGCGCGTGCGGCTCGTGGACGTGGAAAGGGAAGAGAAGTCTAAGGCACCTGATATCAGGAAAGAGCCGGTGGAGAAGCCCAAGGTGCGAACGGAGCAGGAACTCTATTCGAGGTTATATGGGGAGACAAGGAAGGTTGAAGCAACACCACAGACTGAGGATCTTAAAGGACGTCGGTGTTTGTTCCATGGAAGCCAGGCAGTGACGCGGTGTGCGTCCTGCGGCACGCTCCTTTGCGCAGATTGTGTTACAAAATCGAATTACTGTCCGAGATGTGGCACACCCATTGATAAGAAAGGCGTGAAACCAGGGGAGAAACCGGAAGCGTCAAAAGAAGCGAGAGTGGCCAAGGAAAAAGCAGATCAGGGCGAAGAGGATAAGGGCTCGAGGGACTGGACGCGGTTATGA